From the Daucus carota subsp. sativus chromosome 8, DH1 v3.0, whole genome shotgun sequence genome, one window contains:
- the LOC108199945 gene encoding ribonuclease II, chloroplastic/mitochondrial isoform X1, with the protein MAVSVRAVNNCAVLRSVAAPPLSVIRHRNFTSLLQFRDSRRRSSKFSEIRYSFHQSRCVLGVRSYSLQSLFDSIMEEFESMRKNRSRVSATKNKLEIITSENLVEDKVEKRALKKGLLLEFKKDSERFLLAVTQKPDGRKNWMVFDQNGVTTSIKPQQITYIVPGVENFNNTDISDFIQKAHNNLDTTLLEFAWVELLESKKSVTTEELAEMIFGSSEPLESYCAHLLVSRDEIYFTSVHSKGPAVYGPRTTVQVEERQRRKLAQEAADKEFEEFIKLLKSARGLPLNSKPPKSSWKVDESVWRKIESLEAYALDACKNDEQKTAGTILKAMGMVNKSSSAVGLLIDIGYFPVHVNLDLLKLNIRTDYESDILSAAENLLLESSDADEVDRVNLTHLKVYAIDVDEADELDDALSASRLQDGRIKVWIHVADPSSLVQPGSILDREAFKRGTSVFLPTATYPMFPEKLAMEGMSMKQGKLCNAVTVSVVLHSDGSIAEYNIENSFIRPTYMLTYESASELLHLNLSEEAELRLLSEAAALRLQWRREQGAIETTSLETRIKVANPDDPDPTIKLYVENQAEPAMRLVSEMMILCGESVATFGSCNNIPLPYRGQPQSDIDLSAYAHLPEGPVRTSAIIKIMRAAEMDFRKPIRHGIMGLPGYVQFTSPIRRYMDLLAHYQVKAFIRGESPPFSAGQLEQMSSNVNMQAKVAKKLFNSSLRYWILEYLRRQPKEKRFRALILKFVKDRIAALLLTEVGFQATAWVSVGSQIGDEVVVRVAEADPRDDSLSLKEIVQDFSSSNSQDISSGA; encoded by the exons ATGGCGGTCTCTGTACGCGCCGTGAACAACTGCGCCGTCCTCCGCTCCGTCGCCGCGCCGCCGTTATCCGTTATCCGGCACCGGAACTTCACCTCCTTACTCCAGTTCCGAGATTCTCGCCGCCGGAGCTCGAAATTTTCTGAGATTAGATACTCATTTCATCAGTCGAGATGCGTGTTAGGTGTTCGAAGCTATTCGCTGCAGAGTCTGTTCGATTCTATTATGGAAGAGTTTGAAAGTATGCGAAAAAATCGCAGCAGAGTTTCTGCCACTAAAAACAA ATTAGAAATTATAACCAGTGAAAACCTTGTTGAAGATAAGGTGGAAAAGAGGGCACTAAAAAAGGGGCTGTTGCTGGAGTTTAAAAAAGATTCTGAAAGGTTTTTGCTAGCAGTTACTCAGAAACCTGATGGCCGGAAGAACTGGATGGTTTTTGATCAG AATGGTGTCACAACTTCTATTAAACCACAACAGATAACTTATATTGTTCCTGGTGTCGAAAATTTTAACAACACAGATATTTCAGATTTTATTCAGAAGGCTCATAATAACTTG GATACCACGCTTCTTGAGTTTGCTTGGGTTGAGCTTTTGGAGAGTAAGAAGTCTGTCACTACAGAAGAATTAGCTGAG ATGATTTTTGGTAGTTCGGAGCCTCTTGAGAGCTATTGTGCTCATCTATTGGTTTCAAGAGATGAAATATACTTCACATCTGTACATAGCAAAGGTCCTGCAGTTTATGGACCCCGAACCACTGTTCAG GTAGAAGAACGTCAACGCCGGAAGCTTGCTCAGGAAGCTGCTGATAAGGAATTTGAGGAATTTATCAAATTACTAAAATCTGCCAGGGGACTGCCTCTAAATTCGAAGCCCCCCAAATCTTCATGGAAAGTTGATGAGAGTGTTTGGCGTAAAATTGAATCTCTTGAAGCTTATGCCCTTGATGCTTGCAAAAATGATGAACAAAAAACAGCAGGGACG ATCTTGAAGGCAATGGGAATGGTTAATAAATCTTCTTCAGCAGTTGGTCTCCTCATTGATATTGGGTATTTCCCGGTGCATGTAAATCTCGATTTGTTAAAGCTCAACATTCGTACAGATTATGAAAGTGATATTCTATCTGCTGCTGAAAATCTTCTCTTGGAATCATCTGACGCAGATGAG GTGGACAGAGTAAATTTGACTCACTTGAAGGTTTATGCAATTGATGTCGATGAAGCTGATGAG CTTGATGATGCATTAAGTGCATCAAGACTGCAGGATGGAAGGATTAAGGTCTGGATACATGTTGCAGACCCAAGTAGTTTAGTTCAACCAGGTAGCATTTTGGACAG GGAGGCATTTAAAAGAGGAACTTCAGTGTTCTTACCAACTGCTACTTATCCAATGTTCCCCGAAAAGCTTGCAATGGAAGGGATGAGCATGAAGCAGGGAAAGCTTTGCAATGCAGTTACAGTATCTGTTGTACTGCATTCTGATGGCAG CATTGCAGAGTACAACATTGAAAATTCTTTTATCAGACCAACTTATATGCTGACATATGAGAGTGCTTCGGAGCTTCTTCATTTAAATCTCTCGGAGGAAGCTGAACTGAGACTTTTATCCGAGGCTGCGGCACTTAGGTTGCAATGGCGACGGGAGCAG GGTGCAATAGAGACAACCTCACTAGAAACACGAATCAAGGTGGCTAACCCAGATGATCCAGATCCAACCATTAAGTTATATGTCGAAAACCAAGCAGAGCCTGCAATGCGACTTGTGTCTGAGATGATGATATTATGTGGAGAATCTGTAGCTACCTTTGGCTCTTGTAATAATATTCCTCTACCCTATAGAGGGCAGCCCCAATCAGATATTGATTTATCTGCGTATGCTCATCTTCCTGAAGGGCCTGTAAGAACTTCTGCTATCATCAAGATCATGCGGGCAGCTGAGATGGATTTCAGGAAGCCTATCCGCCATGGAATAATGGGACTTCCTGGTTATGTTCAGTTTACATCTCCTATCCGCAGATATATGGATCTTCTTGCTCATTATCAG GTGAAAGCATTTATAAGAGGTGAGAGCCCGCCATTTTCAGCTGGTCAGCTGGAACAGATGTCATCAAATGTAAATATGCAGGCTAAAGTTGCAAAGAAACTATTTAACAGCAGTCTGCGGTATTGGATACTAGAATACTTGCGAAGACAGCCCAAAGAGAAAAGGTTCCGTGCATTGATACTTAAATTCGTCAAAGATCGAATTGCAGCTTTGCTACTAACAGag GTAGGATTTCAAGCTACTGCATGGGTTTCTGTTGGGTCCCAGATTGGTGACGAAGTTGTGGTTCGGGTGGCAGAAGCTGATCCACGTGATGATTCTCTTTCCCTCAAGGAGATAGTTCAAGACTTTTCCAGCAGCAATAGTCAAGATATCAGCTCTGGTGCATGA
- the LOC108199945 gene encoding ribonuclease II, chloroplastic/mitochondrial isoform X2, with translation MAVSVRAVNNCAVLRSVAAPPLSVIRHRNFTSLLQFRDSRRRSSKFSEIRYSFHQSRCVLGVRSYSLQSLFDSIMEEFESMRKNRSRVSATKNKLEIITSENLVEDKVEKRALKKGLLLEFKKDSERFLLAVTQKPDGRKNWMVFDQDTTLLEFAWVELLESKKSVTTEELAEMIFGSSEPLESYCAHLLVSRDEIYFTSVHSKGPAVYGPRTTVQVEERQRRKLAQEAADKEFEEFIKLLKSARGLPLNSKPPKSSWKVDESVWRKIESLEAYALDACKNDEQKTAGTILKAMGMVNKSSSAVGLLIDIGYFPVHVNLDLLKLNIRTDYESDILSAAENLLLESSDADEVDRVNLTHLKVYAIDVDEADELDDALSASRLQDGRIKVWIHVADPSSLVQPGSILDREAFKRGTSVFLPTATYPMFPEKLAMEGMSMKQGKLCNAVTVSVVLHSDGSIAEYNIENSFIRPTYMLTYESASELLHLNLSEEAELRLLSEAAALRLQWRREQGAIETTSLETRIKVANPDDPDPTIKLYVENQAEPAMRLVSEMMILCGESVATFGSCNNIPLPYRGQPQSDIDLSAYAHLPEGPVRTSAIIKIMRAAEMDFRKPIRHGIMGLPGYVQFTSPIRRYMDLLAHYQVKAFIRGESPPFSAGQLEQMSSNVNMQAKVAKKLFNSSLRYWILEYLRRQPKEKRFRALILKFVKDRIAALLLTEVGFQATAWVSVGSQIGDEVVVRVAEADPRDDSLSLKEIVQDFSSSNSQDISSGA, from the exons ATGGCGGTCTCTGTACGCGCCGTGAACAACTGCGCCGTCCTCCGCTCCGTCGCCGCGCCGCCGTTATCCGTTATCCGGCACCGGAACTTCACCTCCTTACTCCAGTTCCGAGATTCTCGCCGCCGGAGCTCGAAATTTTCTGAGATTAGATACTCATTTCATCAGTCGAGATGCGTGTTAGGTGTTCGAAGCTATTCGCTGCAGAGTCTGTTCGATTCTATTATGGAAGAGTTTGAAAGTATGCGAAAAAATCGCAGCAGAGTTTCTGCCACTAAAAACAA ATTAGAAATTATAACCAGTGAAAACCTTGTTGAAGATAAGGTGGAAAAGAGGGCACTAAAAAAGGGGCTGTTGCTGGAGTTTAAAAAAGATTCTGAAAGGTTTTTGCTAGCAGTTACTCAGAAACCTGATGGCCGGAAGAACTGGATGGTTTTTGATCAG GATACCACGCTTCTTGAGTTTGCTTGGGTTGAGCTTTTGGAGAGTAAGAAGTCTGTCACTACAGAAGAATTAGCTGAG ATGATTTTTGGTAGTTCGGAGCCTCTTGAGAGCTATTGTGCTCATCTATTGGTTTCAAGAGATGAAATATACTTCACATCTGTACATAGCAAAGGTCCTGCAGTTTATGGACCCCGAACCACTGTTCAG GTAGAAGAACGTCAACGCCGGAAGCTTGCTCAGGAAGCTGCTGATAAGGAATTTGAGGAATTTATCAAATTACTAAAATCTGCCAGGGGACTGCCTCTAAATTCGAAGCCCCCCAAATCTTCATGGAAAGTTGATGAGAGTGTTTGGCGTAAAATTGAATCTCTTGAAGCTTATGCCCTTGATGCTTGCAAAAATGATGAACAAAAAACAGCAGGGACG ATCTTGAAGGCAATGGGAATGGTTAATAAATCTTCTTCAGCAGTTGGTCTCCTCATTGATATTGGGTATTTCCCGGTGCATGTAAATCTCGATTTGTTAAAGCTCAACATTCGTACAGATTATGAAAGTGATATTCTATCTGCTGCTGAAAATCTTCTCTTGGAATCATCTGACGCAGATGAG GTGGACAGAGTAAATTTGACTCACTTGAAGGTTTATGCAATTGATGTCGATGAAGCTGATGAG CTTGATGATGCATTAAGTGCATCAAGACTGCAGGATGGAAGGATTAAGGTCTGGATACATGTTGCAGACCCAAGTAGTTTAGTTCAACCAGGTAGCATTTTGGACAG GGAGGCATTTAAAAGAGGAACTTCAGTGTTCTTACCAACTGCTACTTATCCAATGTTCCCCGAAAAGCTTGCAATGGAAGGGATGAGCATGAAGCAGGGAAAGCTTTGCAATGCAGTTACAGTATCTGTTGTACTGCATTCTGATGGCAG CATTGCAGAGTACAACATTGAAAATTCTTTTATCAGACCAACTTATATGCTGACATATGAGAGTGCTTCGGAGCTTCTTCATTTAAATCTCTCGGAGGAAGCTGAACTGAGACTTTTATCCGAGGCTGCGGCACTTAGGTTGCAATGGCGACGGGAGCAG GGTGCAATAGAGACAACCTCACTAGAAACACGAATCAAGGTGGCTAACCCAGATGATCCAGATCCAACCATTAAGTTATATGTCGAAAACCAAGCAGAGCCTGCAATGCGACTTGTGTCTGAGATGATGATATTATGTGGAGAATCTGTAGCTACCTTTGGCTCTTGTAATAATATTCCTCTACCCTATAGAGGGCAGCCCCAATCAGATATTGATTTATCTGCGTATGCTCATCTTCCTGAAGGGCCTGTAAGAACTTCTGCTATCATCAAGATCATGCGGGCAGCTGAGATGGATTTCAGGAAGCCTATCCGCCATGGAATAATGGGACTTCCTGGTTATGTTCAGTTTACATCTCCTATCCGCAGATATATGGATCTTCTTGCTCATTATCAG GTGAAAGCATTTATAAGAGGTGAGAGCCCGCCATTTTCAGCTGGTCAGCTGGAACAGATGTCATCAAATGTAAATATGCAGGCTAAAGTTGCAAAGAAACTATTTAACAGCAGTCTGCGGTATTGGATACTAGAATACTTGCGAAGACAGCCCAAAGAGAAAAGGTTCCGTGCATTGATACTTAAATTCGTCAAAGATCGAATTGCAGCTTTGCTACTAACAGag GTAGGATTTCAAGCTACTGCATGGGTTTCTGTTGGGTCCCAGATTGGTGACGAAGTTGTGGTTCGGGTGGCAGAAGCTGATCCACGTGATGATTCTCTTTCCCTCAAGGAGATAGTTCAAGACTTTTCCAGCAGCAATAGTCAAGATATCAGCTCTGGTGCATGA